A region of Allocoleopsis franciscana PCC 7113 DNA encodes the following proteins:
- a CDS encoding GAF domain-containing protein: MSQQNQQPHNDDQLVALGRVLQTLREEENADVLIETTLDYLTHEFNYGLIWIGLYDRLEHRLFGKGGVTPNGETLFLRQWFNLNPGDLLEQVVIQQRPVGVPDLRQEIRAGEWRRAAQEFNIQGTLLFPLRCKDRCFGVVLLGSHLWGVSPQPDEKAQLSLLLGGLAAALYQIEVDWQRSSIKRPEQAVFQVLDELMQVSTVVPRLEALIKMTQQFITPTRTNLYWYSPEQRYFWQRVGNRERIPRLGSSRTNAPGLTVAEVHDFYQALAAGQLVTIGAGRSLLKSDITERLLGRLRARSLLAAPIQAQGELLGFLSVEDSEARIWEEAELKYVRAAAQLVTLVVGTEELETTLQETQNNAQFAAEIAQAIARSLDLNTALKECAKLLCTRLDADRFLVLQEEERGEFTLVFGTQPLNRRPLASPFAAVSPEDRQWLFNNAEAVFIEDLDLDWRLRPWREAFQLVGVRSLLICQTSKSSHYNSLNPAKGSPLLVIADRKPRTWNPTQRSLVSIVAQQLNLLLLLGNYTESAKKSLLAQETLQVGLSTLFQAPQDPIQLERIGLNYLANLLECPLAALITWIPGSEWGTIAATVVADPAFALPPDLAIPITSDRLIQDTLAARHFLCCSVTELTAFTRNWLNSPAIGQLLAIPLHADATPTTGIVLFADQEERQWPTHLLSALEILTQQFTWLRHYQYTLTQYTQGVEDLQTLNWYKHRCLDMLQQSVRESVSALLELDAQRLPPPSTEEGQDAQPQEAGQGHAQGAMPGSASLQQMRRKQLLHQMEQALALLRPVLQDEQWQLTVKPRAIPLANLLKRSLRRVEPLYKQHQLGLQVYNSANKSIYGDRLKLECILFELLVTFCIHAQPGSRINLWCSPFSTQFKTTLISPTSRPFQELLIAESGVLDECLQAVTSSAPLPPPSLNLKICQRVLQVWGGDLQFYPLAFRVASEEYRYSTRLLIPLAK, encoded by the coding sequence ATTGGTCTTTATGACCGTCTCGAACACCGCTTATTTGGCAAAGGCGGTGTCACTCCCAATGGAGAAACCCTATTTCTCAGGCAATGGTTCAACCTCAATCCCGGCGATCTCCTAGAGCAGGTCGTAATCCAGCAGCGACCCGTGGGCGTCCCGGACTTGCGCCAAGAAATCCGTGCCGGAGAATGGCGTCGAGCCGCTCAAGAGTTTAACATTCAGGGCACGCTCCTGTTCCCGTTGCGTTGCAAGGATCGATGTTTTGGGGTGGTGTTATTGGGATCACACCTGTGGGGCGTTTCCCCACAACCCGATGAAAAAGCTCAGTTGTCGTTGCTCCTAGGCGGATTAGCCGCAGCCTTATATCAAATCGAAGTGGACTGGCAACGTTCTTCGATCAAACGTCCCGAACAGGCTGTCTTTCAAGTCCTCGATGAACTCATGCAAGTGTCTACCGTCGTGCCTCGTCTGGAGGCGTTGATTAAGATGACACAACAATTTATCACCCCCACCCGCACCAATCTCTACTGGTACTCACCCGAACAACGCTACTTTTGGCAGCGAGTCGGCAACCGAGAACGCATTCCTCGCTTAGGAAGCTCCCGAACCAATGCTCCTGGTTTGACGGTAGCCGAAGTTCACGACTTTTATCAAGCCCTTGCCGCTGGTCAATTAGTGACGATTGGTGCAGGTCGCAGCCTGCTAAAATCTGACATTACCGAGCGTTTACTGGGACGATTACGCGCCCGTTCTCTGTTGGCAGCACCCATTCAAGCACAGGGAGAACTCTTAGGTTTTCTGTCGGTGGAAGACAGCGAAGCTCGGATCTGGGAAGAGGCCGAACTCAAATATGTTCGCGCCGCCGCTCAACTGGTGACGCTAGTGGTGGGAACGGAGGAACTCGAAACCACCCTGCAAGAAACTCAAAACAACGCCCAGTTTGCCGCCGAAATTGCCCAAGCCATTGCTCGCAGCCTTGACCTGAATACGGCGCTCAAGGAGTGCGCGAAGCTGCTGTGTACCCGCCTAGATGCCGATCGCTTTTTAGTCCTGCAAGAAGAAGAAAGGGGTGAGTTTACTTTGGTCTTTGGGACACAACCTTTAAATCGCCGTCCTCTCGCCTCTCCCTTTGCGGCTGTTTCTCCCGAAGATCGACAGTGGTTGTTCAATAACGCTGAGGCCGTATTCATTGAAGACTTGGATTTGGATTGGCGACTGCGCCCATGGCGGGAAGCCTTTCAGCTTGTGGGTGTGCGCTCACTTCTGATTTGTCAGACATCCAAGTCCAGCCATTACAACTCGCTCAACCCAGCCAAGGGTTCTCCGTTACTGGTGATTGCGGATCGCAAGCCCCGCACTTGGAACCCCACACAGCGCTCTTTGGTGAGTATTGTCGCCCAACAACTGAATCTTTTGCTCTTGCTGGGTAATTATACCGAAAGCGCTAAAAAGTCGTTGCTTGCCCAAGAGACGCTGCAAGTCGGATTATCCACTCTCTTCCAAGCCCCCCAAGACCCGATCCAATTAGAGCGCATTGGGTTAAATTATTTAGCGAATCTTTTGGAATGCCCTCTGGCGGCTTTAATCACTTGGATACCGGGCAGTGAATGGGGCACGATTGCCGCAACGGTTGTGGCTGATCCCGCTTTTGCCCTGCCTCCAGATCTGGCGATCCCCATCACCAGCGATCGCTTAATCCAAGATACCTTAGCGGCTCGTCATTTCCTCTGTTGTAGTGTGACTGAACTGACGGCATTTACCCGCAACTGGCTCAATAGTCCTGCCATTGGTCAGTTGTTGGCGATCCCGTTGCACGCCGATGCTACACCAACGACCGGGATTGTCCTGTTCGCCGATCAGGAGGAACGGCAGTGGCCCACCCATCTGCTGAGTGCTCTAGAAATTCTCACCCAACAGTTTACCTGGCTTCGCCATTACCAATACACTCTGACGCAGTACACCCAAGGGGTAGAAGATTTACAAACGCTGAACTGGTATAAGCATCGGTGTTTGGATATGCTTCAGCAGTCTGTGCGTGAGAGTGTGAGTGCCTTGCTGGAATTGGACGCTCAGAGGCTGCCACCGCCTAGTACGGAAGAAGGTCAGGATGCCCAACCACAGGAGGCGGGTCAAGGTCATGCACAAGGGGCAATGCCTGGGAGTGCATCATTACAACAGATGCGGCGAAAACAACTCCTGCATCAGATGGAACAAGCTTTGGCGTTGCTCAGGCCAGTCCTCCAGGACGAGCAATGGCAACTAACCGTCAAACCGCGTGCCATACCCCTGGCCAATCTTCTAAAGCGATCGCTCCGTCGTGTTGAACCGTTATACAAGCAGCACCAGCTTGGTTTACAAGTTTATAACTCAGCCAACAAGAGCATTTATGGCGATCGGCTCAAACTGGAATGCATCCTGTTTGAATTGTTAGTCACCTTCTGCATTCATGCTCAACCCGGTAGTCGGATTAACCTTTGGTGCAGTCCTTTTAGTACACAGTTCAAAACCACCCTGATCTCTCCAACTTCCCGTCCGTTTCAAGAATTGTTAATTGCTGAAAGTGGGGTGTTAGATGAGTGCCTCCAAGCCGTTACCTCCTCTGCGCCCCTGCCACCCCCTAGCTTGAATCTGAAGATTTGCCAACGAGTTTTACAGGTGTGGGGGGGGGATTTGCAATTTTACCCACTTGCTTTTCGAGTAGCTTCCGAGGAGTACCGCTACTCCACTCGGTTGCTGATTCCTTTGGCTAAGTGA